Genomic window (Enterobacteriaceae bacterium 4M9):
ATCGGCGCTGTCCATGTCTTCGGCAGAGATATAGTTACCGGACAGGTGATGGCGGCGGCTCGCTTCGTTACCAGCCTTTGCAAGGTCAGACTGCGCTTTTGCCAGTTGAGCCTGGGCGTTCAGCACGGTAATGCGAAAAGGGGTGTCATCAATCTGAAAAAGCGTTGTGCCAGCCTTCACAAACTGGTTGTCCTGGACCATCAGTTTGGCAATGGTGCCAGAAACCTGCGGGGTGATGCCAATCTGCTCGGCGCGCACTTTACCATCGCGCGTCCAGGGCGACTGCATGTAATAATTCCAGATAAGCCAACCAGCGATAAGCGCTAATGCAAGGACAATCAGCGTGGAGAAATACTTCAGCGTTTTGAGATTCATAGCGTCAGCTAACCACCAGCAGAACCAGCCCCAGGCAAACCGACAGGGCGAAGAGTGAAAGATCCATCAACGTTGGGTGCCAGATTTCACCGGAGTACATCCAGTCGCGCAGCAGATGGTGTGCGATAAGCCAGATAAAAAAACCGACAAAAACGGCTTTAAAAAGCGGAGGAAAATAGACTGATGCGCCAAGAATTAAGTCCTGAAGCGGCATTCCCGGGGGCGAAAGCAGGGCGCTCATGCGGCACAATCCTTTAATATAAGTATCATGACTGCCGTTTCCTGATGCAGAGTTGTACACTTAGCAGGTGTAGCATTACGATTAACATGACAGAATTTACGGGTTTGTTCATAGGATTTCTGCGCTGGCATGCGTAGTCTAATGTGGCTATAATAACTTAGCAAGCTAATTATAAGGAGATGAAATTGGAATCGCCATTAGGTTCGGATCTCTCGCGTCTGGTGCGTATCTGGCGTGCGCTGATCGATCATCGCCTCAAGCCGCTGGAACTGACGCAGACACACTGGGTAACGCTGCATAATATTCACCAGTTACCGCCAGAGCAGTCGCAGATACAACTGGCCAAAGCCATTGGTATTGAGCAGCCATCGCTGGTGCGTACGCTCGATCAGTTGGAAGAGAAGGGATTGATTGCGCGCCATACCTGCGCAAGCGACAGACGTGCGAAGCGCATTAGACTGACTGAAAAGGCAGAGCCGCTGATTGAGAAAATGGAAGACGTTATTGATAAAACGCGTCTGGAAATTCTCACCGGCATCAGTAAAGAAGAAGAAAAACTGCTTATCAGCCTTATTGCTCGTCTGGAGCAAAATATTATCGACCTTCAGTCTCAGGGCTAACCGAAACCCCATGCCGCCTGCGGTAATGGGGTTTCCCGCATCAGGCTTTCGCAAAGGTTAACGACTCTCCTTGCGCATTTTCATGCACAGGGCGCATAGCGTAAGCGCGTGAGTCGGGAAGGGATGAAAACGGCGGTGCAAGCGCACCGCCGCAATCATTAACGCGGGGAAACGGTAATCTGGCGACCGTTGCTGGCGAGTGCAACACGCTGGCCGGCAGAGAAACGGGTGTTACCCTGTTTCTGCACCACCATAATCGTGTTGCCGTCGTCTTTACGGATTTCCAGCTCAACGCCCTGGGTCTTATTCAGAGAGCCCTGAACCTGCTGACCTGCTACACCACCTGCAACTGCACCTGCGGCCGTAGCCAGCGATCGGCCCGTACCGCCGCCGATGGTATTGCCGAGGAAGCCACCCAGCACCGCACCACCGATAGCACCAATCACATTCTCATCACTGCCAGCCTGAATCTGAACCGGGCGCATGCTAACGATGGTTCCGTAGGTGACGTTCTGTACTTGCTTGGCTTCGGAGGCGCTGTAAACGTCGCCGGAAAGCGTACTCGTATTGGCGCAACCTACCAGCGTTAATCCGACGAAGGAAACAACCAGTACTCGTGAAATCATTTATGAATCTCCTGTTCACAAAAAAATGCCCGGACGGGCATCCATTCATATCCAAATTATATGGCATTCAACGATAAAGTTTCATGCTATTCCCTGGTCATTTGGTGGAAAAAGCGTAAAGCAGTCCATCTTAACCGTTGTTAAACTGATGATAAGAAAGATAAAAATAAAAGTTATGCAATCAGATGAAAGGATAAAAGTTGTTCAGCTTTGTTAGGAAATATTGCTGATTCATGGCATTGGCCCTGGCTTTATGGTGGAGTAAGCACTCTGCGAACGGTGATAAAGAGGGAATCGTGAATGAGAGCGGGTCGCTATATTGGTGTGATGTCCGGGACGAGTCTTGATGGTGTGGACGTGGTGCTCGCCGCGATTGATGACCACATGGTGGCTCAACAGGCCAGCTATTCCCATCCCGTACCGCTGCATATCAAACAGGAGATTCTGGCGATTTGTCAGGGACAGCCGCTGACGTTGTCGCAGTTTGGCAGGCTGGATACCCGACTTGGTCGGCTGTTTGCTGACGCCGTACAGGGGCTGATGGCGCAGGAAAAGCTGCATCCGCGTGATGTGGTGGCGATTGGCTGTCACGGCCAGACTGTATGGCACGAGCCAGAAGGCGAGGCGCCGCATTCACTGCAAATTGGTGATAACAATCAGATAGTCGCCCGCACTGGCGTGACGGTGGTCGGTGATTTCCGTCGTCGCGATATGGCGCTTGGCGGCCAGGGGGCACCGCTGGTGCCTGCGTTTCATCATGCGCTGTTGTCACATCCGGCAGAACGGCGCATGGTGCTTAACGTTGGCGGTATCGCCAATCTCTCCTTTTTATTTCCGGGCCAACCGGTGCGGGGGTTTGACACCGGGCCTGGCAACATGCTGCTGGATGCCTGGATTTGGCGCCAGAAGGGGCAGCCTTATGACAAGGACGCTCAGTGGGCCTGCACCGGACGTGTTGTGTTGCCGCTGCTGCAACAGATGCTCAGTGACCCTTACTTTGCCGCTCGGGCGCCCAAAAGTACCGGACGTGAATATTTTAATTACGGTTGGCTTGAGCGCCATCTGGCGTCGTTCCCGGGACTTGTGGGCCAGGATGTGCAGGCAACACTGGTAGAACTTAGCGCAGTAACGGTGTCTGAGCAGGTGCTGCTGGGCGGTGGCTGCGATCGTCTGCTGGTCTGCGGTGGTGGAGCCCGTAATCCATTGTTGATGGCGCGCCTGGCAGGGCTGTTGCCGGGTACAGAGGTTGCCACTACCGACGACGTCGGCATCAGCGGCGACGACATGGAAGCACTGGCGTTTGCCTGGCTTGCGGCACGCACAATATCCGGTTTGCCGGGGAACCTGGCTTCGGTCACTGGCGCAAGCCGTGAAACGGTGCTGGGCGCCATTTTCCCTGCTGATGGGTTGCGTAGCGCGCTGTAACGCGCATGTTTTGTGTCACATGCGTGTAAGAATCAGAGTTTACTGAAATGACCACCGGGTTTGAGACCGTACACTCGGTAAAGAAAAGAACGGCGGGCATTGCCGGACAATAAAATATTTCAGGAATCTGCCATGAAAAAACTGCTCATTCTCACGTTGCCTGCGCTGCTGGTGGGGTGTAGTTACTACAACGCGTTTTATAACTCGATGTTCAACAAAATGAATACCGATACATTGCAGTACCAGTGTGATGAAAAGCCGCTAACGGTAACGCTTAACAATTCGACCCAGGAAGTGAGTTTTGTGTATGACAACCAACAACTCCATTTAAAACAGGGGCTTTCGGCCTCTGGCGCGCGCTATACCGACGGTATCTACGTATTCTGGTCCAAAGGTGACAGCGCCACCGTTTATCAACGCGACAGCATTGTGCTGAACAACTGCCAGCGACAACCGTCATAGCGTTGAGATTTTTGCGGGCGCGGCGCACAATAGCCTTACCCGCACATTTCATAGACTTAACGCCATGACCGACCCGCATGATTTACAGCAGATAGCCCATCTGCGCCGTGAATACACCAAAGGTGGCCTGCGCCGCCGCGATCTGACCGATGCGCCGTTGCCACTGTTTGAGCGCTGGCTGGGGCAGGCTTGTGACGCGCGCCTGAGCGACCCGACGGCGATGGTGGTTGCGACGGTGGATGAACGCGGCCAGCCGTACCAGCGCATCGTGCTGCTAAAGCATTTCGATGAGCGCGGCATGGTGTTTTACACCAACCTTGGTAGCCGCAAGGCGCATCACATTGAGCACAACCCCCGCGTTAGCCTGCTGTTCCCCTGGCATATGCTGGAGCGCCAGGTGATGGTGCAGGGCCAGGCCGAACGCCTGTCCACGCTGGAGGTGATGAAATACTTCCACAGCCGCCCGCGTGACAGTCAGATTGGTGCCTGGGTCTCTAAACAGTCGAGCCGCATTTCTGCGCGCGGCGTGCTGGAAAGTAAATTCCTCGAAATCAAAAACAAATTCCTGCAAGGCGAGGTGCCGTTGCCGAGCTTCTGGGGCGGCTATCGCATCAGCATTGAGCAGATGGAGTTCTGGCAGGGCGGTGAAAATCGCCTTCACGACCGTTTTCTATACCAGCGCGCGGGAGATGCCTGGAAAATAGACCGCCTTGCTCCCTGAGCCGGACAAATAGTTAGCGTAAGCGCTGGCGCTGTAAGGGCCGGCGCTTTATTCTATGTGCTCCCTGAATTTGACATTCGCAGGTCTTGCGAATAGCCGTGTACCGGTAAAGGTGCAGTCCGATTTATACATGGAGAATTTGATGGCGAGTAATCTCA
Coding sequences:
- a CDS encoding DUF1656 domain-containing protein, encoding MSALLSPPGMPLQDLILGASVYFPPLFKAVFVGFFIWLIAHHLLRDWMYSGEIWHPTLMDLSLFALSVCLGLVLLVVS
- the slyA gene encoding transcriptional regulator SlyA encodes the protein MKLESPLGSDLSRLVRIWRALIDHRLKPLELTQTHWVTLHNIHQLPPEQSQIQLAKAIGIEQPSLVRTLDQLEEKGLIARHTCASDRRAKRIRLTEKAEPLIEKMEDVIDKTRLEILTGISKEEEKLLISLIARLEQNIIDLQSQG
- the mliC gene encoding C-type lysozyme inhibitor, with product MKKLLILTLPALLVGCSYYNAFYNSMFNKMNTDTLQYQCDEKPLTVTLNNSTQEVSFVYDNQQLHLKQGLSASGARYTDGIYVFWSKGDSATVYQRDSIVLNNCQRQPS
- the pdxH gene encoding pyridoxamine 5'-phosphate oxidase — its product is MTDPHDLQQIAHLRREYTKGGLRRRDLTDAPLPLFERWLGQACDARLSDPTAMVVATVDERGQPYQRIVLLKHFDERGMVFYTNLGSRKAHHIEHNPRVSLLFPWHMLERQVMVQGQAERLSTLEVMKYFHSRPRDSQIGAWVSKQSSRISARGVLESKFLEIKNKFLQGEVPLPSFWGGYRISIEQMEFWQGGENRLHDRFLYQRAGDAWKIDRLAP
- the slyB gene encoding outer membrane lipoprotein SlyB; the protein is MISRVLVVSFVGLTLVGCANTSTLSGDVYSASEAKQVQNVTYGTIVSMRPVQIQAGSDENVIGAIGGAVLGGFLGNTIGGGTGRSLATAAGAVAGGVAGQQVQGSLNKTQGVELEIRKDDGNTIMVVQKQGNTRFSAGQRVALASNGRQITVSPR
- the anmK gene encoding anhydro-N-acetylmuramic acid kinase, giving the protein MRAGRYIGVMSGTSLDGVDVVLAAIDDHMVAQQASYSHPVPLHIKQEILAICQGQPLTLSQFGRLDTRLGRLFADAVQGLMAQEKLHPRDVVAIGCHGQTVWHEPEGEAPHSLQIGDNNQIVARTGVTVVGDFRRRDMALGGQGAPLVPAFHHALLSHPAERRMVLNVGGIANLSFLFPGQPVRGFDTGPGNMLLDAWIWRQKGQPYDKDAQWACTGRVVLPLLQQMLSDPYFAARAPKSTGREYFNYGWLERHLASFPGLVGQDVQATLVELSAVTVSEQVLLGGGCDRLLVCGGGARNPLLMARLAGLLPGTEVATTDDVGISGDDMEALAFAWLAARTISGLPGNLASVTGASRETVLGAIFPADGLRSAL